A window from Blastocatellia bacterium encodes these proteins:
- a CDS encoding hydrogenase iron-sulfur subunit: MNDDQFEPLIITFCCYWCAYAGADLAGTSRLQYPPNIRIIRVQCTGMIHPNFVIEALTSGADGVLICGCHPGDCHYLEGNLRAKARAEAIELMLEDFGLEPERFRLEWVSASEAQRFAQVVTEMVEQVRRLGPSPYRMAV, translated from the coding sequence ATGAATGACGATCAATTTGAACCGTTGATCATCACGTTTTGCTGTTACTGGTGCGCATACGCCGGAGCGGATTTGGCGGGCACGTCACGCCTTCAATATCCGCCCAACATCCGCATCATTCGGGTGCAGTGCACCGGCATGATTCATCCGAATTTCGTCATCGAAGCGCTCACCAGCGGCGCCGATGGCGTGCTCATCTGCGGCTGTCATCCGGGTGATTGTCATTACCTGGAGGGGAATCTCCGCGCCAAGGCGCGCGCTGAAGCGATTGAGTTGATGCTCGAAGATTTCGGCCTGGAGCCGGAACGATTTCGGTTGGAGTGGGTCTCGGCCTCTGAAGCGCAACGCTTCGCGCAGGTAGTCACTGAGATGGTCGAGCAAGTCCGGCGTTTAGGGCCGAGCCCCTATCGCATGGCGGTGTAG
- a CDS encoding methyl viologen-reducing hydrogenase codes for MPLRLAQEWFAICGGCEVTILDVGEPLLDILPKLEIVHMPVLMDHKLFGQTGEKTEMEIPEADVGIIAGGIRNEENKHLAQEMRRKCKTLIAMGSCACYGGVPALANLSTVQDLYEKVYRDSVSTESNGIPNEQIPPLTDRVYAIHEVVPVDVKLPGCPTTPELFVEALTALLEGRTFALSGKSVCDECPLIREKKAVSALKRPLEPIEFTPGEPLNTVRCIMEQGYLCLGPATKAGCGGHDGVPRCIRAYMPCRGCFGPLSDTANPMVDMMGALASIGLDAKQIPDRAATFNRYAGAQGRLRPVPKGGKPS; via the coding sequence ATGCCATTACGTTTAGCTCAAGAATGGTTCGCCATCTGCGGCGGATGCGAAGTCACGATCCTCGATGTCGGCGAGCCGCTGCTTGACATTCTGCCCAAGCTCGAGATTGTTCACATGCCCGTCCTCATGGACCATAAACTCTTCGGTCAAACCGGCGAGAAAACCGAAATGGAAATCCCTGAGGCAGACGTAGGAATTATCGCGGGCGGCATCCGAAACGAGGAGAACAAACATCTCGCTCAAGAGATGCGCCGAAAGTGTAAAACCCTGATTGCGATGGGCTCATGCGCCTGCTATGGCGGTGTGCCGGCGCTGGCCAATCTTTCCACTGTGCAAGACCTTTATGAAAAAGTCTATCGGGATTCTGTCTCAACAGAATCCAATGGGATTCCCAACGAACAAATTCCACCGCTGACTGACCGAGTCTACGCCATTCACGAAGTCGTGCCCGTAGATGTGAAACTGCCCGGCTGCCCGACGACGCCGGAGCTGTTTGTCGAAGCGCTGACGGCGTTGCTGGAAGGCAGAACGTTCGCGCTGTCGGGCAAGAGCGTGTGCGATGAATGCCCGCTCATTCGGGAGAAGAAAGCCGTCTCTGCACTGAAGCGGCCGCTGGAGCCGATTGAGTTCACACCGGGCGAGCCGCTCAACACCGTGCGTTGCATCATGGAGCAAGGCTATCTCTGTCTCGGTCCGGCCACCAAAGCCGGGTGCGGCGGACACGACGGCGTGCCGCGTTGCATCCGCGCCTACATGCCGTGCCGCGGCTGTTTTGGTCCGCTCTCAGATACGGCCAATCCGATGGTGGATATGATGGGCGCACTCGCTTCGATTGGTCTGGATGCCAAGCAAATTCCCGATCGAGCGGCCACATTCAACCGGTATGCTGGCGCGCAAGGTCGTTTGCGGCCCGTGCCGAAAGGAGGGAAGCCATCATGA
- a CDS encoding FAD-dependent oxidoreductase, whose product MIRLTINNQTVEVPEGTNLLTAIEKCGLRVPTLCYHKALTPYGACRLCVVEIHAPGRPPTVQASCTYPALDGLSVFTDTERVRRARKITAELLLARCPDSDVIRHIAAEYGVYEPRIKKKYDDCIYCGLCVRMCQERMGRSAIGFTGRGPRKKLEPPFGKHNPICWTCGACDFICPVGKKVRSLASPNVPIPILNPYNMGLNERPAVSIYYPQAIPNKPAIDPNVCVRLKYNDCGICEAVCEAKAIRFDQKEETIQLNVGAIILSPGYEIFEPRANNDFGYGRYPNVITSLQFERILSPSGPYGGAVLRPSDLTPPKRIAFIQCVGSRDYERDYCSSVCCMYATKEAIIAKEHAGEDLQCDIFFMDIRAFSKGFEAYYETAKKLGVNYIRCRVPKIEEIPETKNLRITYLTDDDRKVSKEYDLVVLSVGMQPPQSVRRIAETFGVRLNRFGFCETSVFGPVETGREGIYVAGPFTEPKDIPETVSQASAAAAKVMALLGEVRGSLIAPTVYPPEMDVRGQEPRVGVFVCHCGTNIAGVVNVPAVVEYARTLPGVVYAENNLYTCSNDSLERIKQKITEHGLNRVVVASCTPRTHEALFRSAVRAAGLNPYYFEMANIREHCSWVHSHEPDKATEKAKDLVRMAVAKVKLNDPLYPRPLEVNHDALVIGGGLAGMTAALALADQGFTVHLVEKEAQLGGYLRGVYYLLNGEDPQAALKTLIATVIAHPNIRVYTSARLTEVKGSLGNFESKITVGGEGATQEIRHGVIIVATGAQTYMPTEFLYGQDDRVLLHHELEERIANNGFTAKSVAFIQCVGSRNKERPYCSRTCCSETIKHALKLKELDPDMQIYVLYREMRTYGFREAYYTKARKLGVAFIRYADDRPPTVVGHNGKLSVIVRDETLGETIQLLVDNVVLAAATIPRDDNKALAQLLKVPLSEDRFFLEAHRKLRPLDFATDGIFLCGNAHSPLAIEEVISQALGAAARAATILSKDTIELEPTISHVVTESCDGCAYCVDPCPFKAITLVEYEVNGELKKRVEINEAICKGCGTCMATCPKRAVYVWHFRPEQLVAEVKAALGVMT is encoded by the coding sequence ATGATCCGTCTGACCATCAATAATCAAACAGTCGAAGTGCCGGAGGGGACCAATCTCCTCACGGCCATCGAAAAATGCGGGCTGCGCGTGCCGACGCTCTGTTATCACAAGGCGCTGACGCCCTACGGCGCGTGTCGGCTCTGCGTGGTGGAGATTCATGCGCCCGGTCGCCCACCGACTGTCCAAGCCTCGTGCACCTATCCGGCGCTTGACGGTCTCAGCGTCTTCACGGATACGGAGCGCGTCCGGCGGGCGCGAAAGATTACAGCCGAACTGCTCCTGGCCCGCTGCCCCGATTCGGATGTTATTCGGCACATCGCCGCCGAATACGGCGTCTATGAGCCGCGCATCAAGAAGAAGTACGACGATTGCATCTACTGCGGACTGTGCGTGCGAATGTGTCAGGAGCGCATGGGACGAAGCGCCATTGGGTTTACCGGCCGAGGGCCGAGAAAGAAACTGGAGCCTCCCTTTGGCAAGCACAATCCCATCTGCTGGACGTGCGGCGCGTGCGACTTCATCTGCCCGGTGGGAAAGAAGGTGAGGAGCTTGGCCTCGCCGAATGTTCCCATCCCTATTCTCAATCCCTACAACATGGGGCTCAACGAGCGACCGGCCGTTTCGATTTACTATCCCCAAGCCATTCCCAACAAGCCGGCCATTGATCCCAACGTCTGCGTGCGACTGAAGTACAACGATTGCGGAATCTGCGAAGCCGTGTGTGAAGCGAAAGCGATTCGCTTCGATCAGAAAGAAGAGACGATACAGCTCAATGTTGGTGCCATCATCCTCTCACCGGGCTACGAGATCTTCGAGCCCAGAGCCAATAATGACTTCGGCTACGGACGCTATCCGAATGTCATCACCTCGCTACAATTCGAGCGCATTCTCTCCCCTTCCGGTCCGTACGGAGGGGCGGTGCTGCGTCCGTCGGATTTGACGCCGCCTAAGCGCATCGCCTTCATCCAGTGCGTGGGCTCGCGCGACTACGAGCGCGACTACTGCTCATCGGTCTGCTGCATGTATGCCACCAAAGAGGCCATCATCGCCAAAGAACACGCGGGCGAAGATCTCCAGTGCGACATCTTCTTCATGGACATCCGGGCCTTCAGCAAAGGTTTTGAGGCCTACTACGAGACAGCCAAGAAGTTGGGGGTGAACTACATTCGCTGTCGCGTGCCGAAGATCGAGGAGATCCCGGAGACGAAGAATTTGAGGATCACCTATCTCACCGACGATGATCGAAAGGTGTCGAAGGAATACGATCTCGTCGTGCTCTCCGTCGGCATGCAACCGCCACAGAGCGTGCGGCGGATTGCTGAGACATTCGGCGTCCGGCTGAACCGCTTCGGCTTTTGTGAGACGTCCGTCTTTGGCCCTGTAGAGACGGGACGCGAAGGCATCTACGTGGCCGGTCCCTTTACCGAGCCCAAAGATATACCGGAGACGGTGTCGCAAGCTTCGGCAGCAGCGGCCAAAGTCATGGCGTTGCTCGGCGAGGTGCGCGGCAGCCTCATCGCTCCCACGGTCTATCCTCCCGAAATGGACGTGCGAGGACAGGAGCCGCGCGTCGGCGTCTTCGTCTGCCACTGCGGGACGAACATCGCCGGCGTGGTGAACGTTCCGGCCGTAGTCGAATATGCCCGCACGCTGCCGGGCGTCGTCTATGCCGAGAACAATCTCTACACCTGCTCCAACGACAGTCTCGAACGCATCAAACAGAAGATCACGGAACACGGGCTCAATCGCGTGGTCGTCGCCTCCTGCACGCCCCGAACCCATGAAGCGCTGTTCCGAAGCGCCGTGCGCGCTGCCGGCCTCAACCCCTACTACTTCGAGATGGCTAATATCCGCGAACATTGCTCCTGGGTGCACAGTCACGAACCGGATAAAGCCACGGAAAAAGCCAAAGACCTCGTGCGCATGGCCGTGGCCAAAGTGAAACTGAACGATCCACTCTATCCGCGACCGCTGGAGGTGAACCATGACGCGCTCGTCATCGGCGGCGGTTTGGCGGGCATGACGGCGGCGCTGGCCCTCGCGGATCAAGGGTTCACCGTGCACCTCGTTGAAAAGGAGGCCCAGCTTGGCGGCTACCTGCGGGGCGTTTACTACTTGCTCAATGGCGAAGACCCACAGGCCGCCTTGAAGACGTTGATTGCTACCGTCATCGCTCATCCGAACATCCGCGTCTACACTAGCGCCAGGCTCACCGAGGTCAAAGGCTCGCTCGGCAACTTCGAGTCGAAGATCACCGTCGGCGGTGAGGGCGCGACCCAAGAGATCCGTCACGGCGTCATCATCGTGGCGACGGGTGCGCAGACCTACATGCCGACGGAGTTTCTCTATGGACAGGACGACCGCGTCCTGCTGCATCATGAACTCGAAGAGCGCATTGCCAACAACGGGTTCACGGCGAAGTCCGTCGCCTTCATTCAATGCGTCGGCTCTCGGAATAAAGAGCGCCCGTATTGCAGTCGCACCTGTTGCTCGGAGACGATCAAACATGCTTTGAAGCTCAAAGAGTTGGACCCCGACATGCAGATCTATGTGCTCTATCGAGAAATGCGCACCTACGGATTCCGCGAAGCTTACTACACGAAGGCTCGCAAACTCGGCGTCGCGTTCATCCGCTACGCCGATGATCGGCCGCCTACTGTTGTTGGTCATAACGGCAAGCTCTCCGTCATCGTGCGTGATGAGACACTCGGCGAGACGATCCAACTGCTGGTGGATAACGTCGTGCTCGCGGCAGCCACGATTCCGCGCGACGATAACAAAGCACTGGCGCAGTTGCTCAAAGTCCCGCTGAGCGAAGACCGGTTCTTCCTCGAAGCGCATCGCAAGCTGCGACCGCTTGACTTCGCCACCGACGGCATTTTCCTCTGCGGGAACGCACATTCTCCGCTGGCCATCGAGGAGGTGATCTCGCAAGCCTTGGGCGCGGCGGCGCGGGCGGCGACGATTCTCTCGAAGGACACGATCGAGCTTGAACCGACCATTTCACACGTCGTCACCGAAAGCTGCGATGGCTGCGCGTACTGCGTGGACCCGTGTCCGTTTAAGGCAATCACGCTCGTCGAATACGAGGTGAATGGAGAGCTCAAGAAGCGGGTCGAGATCAATGAAGCGATCTGCAAAGGCTGCGGCACCTGCATGGCCACCTGCCCGAAGCGTGCCGTGTATGTCTGGCACTTCCGACCGGAGCAATTGGTGGCCGAAGTGAAGGCAGCGTTGGGAGTGATGACATGA